In the Acetobacterium sp. KB-1 genome, TTATTTTCCCGGATCAGCAGTTCCAGATCAATATCCGGCTCTAAATCGGCCGTGTCGGTTTCAATGTAATAAAAGGATTCTTCTAAATCATCATTGATCCAATCCATTTGGATTTCCGGGTTAATGTAGCCGCTAAAGCGGATCCGGTAGTAATTTTTTAGACGATTTGTTTCGCTATCGCAGTCAATCGCTTTTTTTATAATATCCTGATAGGAATCTTCCGGGGAAATCTGAATTTCGATGGTTTCATACTTCCGTGAATCGAGGGGATTAAACCCGCTGCTGGTAATAAAGGTCTGGTTGACATAATCGTTATCCACCTGGGAGATTAAAAATCCCCGTTCTCCGGTTTCACCAAAATTAAGGGGCACTGGTGATCCGCAGTAAGCGACGCCCCCCGGTGTCAGCCCCGGTTTGTGAATGTGTCCCAATGCGATAAAGTCAAACCCCTTCTTCTCAACCATTCTTAAATCAATGGGCAGATAATGACTTTGACTGGCAACTTCGCCATGGGCCATTAAGATATTATAGCGGGTGTCGTTAAGCTTAATACTATTAAAGGAGCGCTCGGGAAAGGCCCGGTACTCGTTTTTTACCCAGGAC is a window encoding:
- a CDS encoding DNA repair exonuclease; the protein is MLTRFVHTGDFHLGRPFTFLQQGNYYGKNKRKELWKAFDEMIAYVKEEGVPLLLIAGDLFDSVNVLTMDIKRAAEGLASLDKTWVVMISGNHDYHGDSSPYKKVEWSSNVYIFKEDVFRSVYIKELNTEIYGMSWVKNEYRAFPERSFNSIKLNDTRYNILMAHGEVASQSHYLPIDLRMVEKKGFDFIALGHIHKPGLTPGGVAYCGSPVPLNFGETGERGFLISQVDNDYVNQTFITSSGFNPLDSRKYETIEIQISPEDSYQDIIKKAIDCDSETNRLKNYYRIRFSGYINPEIQMDWINDDLEESFYYIETDTADLEPDIDLELLIRENKHNPIGQILSELEKIEEPEIRKKAIIYSIEAMISEGVL